One Cryptosporangium phraense DNA segment encodes these proteins:
- a CDS encoding TetR/AcrR family transcriptional regulator: MSVRSEQKADRRRQLLRAGAVLIAERGFPGVRLEDLGAAAGISGPAVYRHFPNKEALLVELLVGISDRLLRGGHAVVVAAGSPEAALRGLVDFHLDFALSEPELIGIHDRDLASLPPDALHRVRQTQRTYVELWVAVLCGVRPALAEDDARVAAHAVFGLLNSTPYSAVGPRARDVLRAMALAATLYSVNDD; this comes from the coding sequence ATGAGCGTCCGGAGCGAGCAGAAGGCCGACCGGCGTCGTCAGCTGCTCCGGGCCGGCGCGGTGCTCATCGCCGAGCGCGGCTTTCCCGGCGTCCGGCTGGAGGATCTGGGCGCGGCGGCCGGCATCAGCGGCCCGGCCGTCTACCGGCATTTCCCGAACAAGGAAGCGTTGCTGGTGGAGCTGCTGGTCGGCATCAGCGACCGGTTGCTGCGCGGCGGTCACGCCGTCGTCGTCGCGGCCGGGTCGCCGGAGGCGGCCCTGCGCGGGCTGGTCGACTTCCACCTCGACTTCGCCCTCAGCGAGCCGGAGCTGATCGGGATCCACGACCGCGACCTGGCCAGCCTGCCGCCGGACGCGCTGCACCGGGTCCGGCAGACCCAGCGGACCTACGTCGAGCTCTGGGTGGCGGTGCTCTGCGGGGTCCGCCCGGCGCTGGCCGAGGACGACGCCCGGGTGGCCGCGCACGCGGTGTTCGGGCTGCTCAACTCGACGCCCTACAGCGCGGTCGGGCCGCGCGCCCGGGACGTGCTCCGCGCGATGGCGCTGGCCGCTACCCTGTACTCAGTTAACGACGACTAA
- a CDS encoding acyl-CoA dehydrogenase family protein: MDLLSNDYRDLALTVREFARDVVAPVSAQHDAAYTFPYEVVAGMASMGLFGLPFPEEYGGQGGDYFGLCLALEELGKVDQSVAITLEAGVSLGAMPVYRFGNEAQKKEWLPSLTSGQALAAFGLTEAGAGSDASGTRTTAVLDGDHWVINGSKQFITNSGTSITRLVTVTARTGPEEISTILVPTDTPGFRAEPAYDKVGWHASDTHPLSFDDVRVPAENLLGERGRGYANFLRILDEGRIAIAALATGAAQGCVDESVKYASERVAFGQPIGRHQSIAFTIARMEARAHTARTAYYDAAARMLAGKPFKKEASIAKLVASEAAMDNARDATQIHGGYGFMNEYAVARHYRDSKVLEIGEGTTEVQLMLIARQVGL, translated from the coding sequence ATGGACCTCCTTTCCAACGACTACCGGGACCTCGCGCTGACCGTCCGAGAGTTCGCGCGGGACGTGGTCGCGCCGGTCTCGGCCCAGCACGACGCGGCCTACACGTTCCCCTACGAGGTGGTCGCCGGGATGGCCTCGATGGGGCTGTTCGGCCTGCCGTTCCCCGAGGAGTACGGCGGCCAGGGCGGCGACTACTTCGGGCTGTGCCTGGCGCTGGAGGAGCTCGGCAAGGTCGACCAGAGCGTCGCGATCACGCTCGAGGCCGGGGTGTCGCTCGGCGCGATGCCGGTGTACCGGTTCGGGAACGAGGCCCAGAAGAAGGAGTGGCTGCCGTCGCTGACCAGCGGGCAGGCCCTGGCCGCGTTCGGGCTCACCGAGGCCGGGGCCGGGAGCGACGCGTCCGGCACCCGCACCACCGCGGTGCTCGACGGCGACCACTGGGTGATCAACGGCTCGAAGCAGTTCATCACGAACTCGGGGACCTCGATCACCCGGCTGGTGACCGTGACGGCTCGCACCGGGCCGGAGGAGATCTCCACGATCCTGGTGCCGACCGACACGCCCGGTTTCCGCGCCGAACCCGCCTACGACAAGGTCGGCTGGCACGCGTCCGACACGCACCCGCTCTCGTTCGACGACGTCCGGGTGCCGGCCGAGAACCTGCTGGGCGAGCGGGGCCGCGGGTACGCGAACTTCCTGCGGATCCTCGACGAGGGCCGGATCGCGATCGCCGCGCTGGCGACCGGCGCGGCTCAGGGCTGCGTCGACGAGAGCGTGAAGTACGCGTCCGAGCGGGTCGCGTTCGGGCAGCCGATCGGGCGGCACCAGTCGATCGCGTTCACGATCGCCCGGATGGAGGCCCGGGCCCACACCGCGCGCACCGCCTACTACGACGCGGCGGCGCGGATGCTGGCCGGGAAGCCGTTCAAGAAGGAGGCGTCGATCGCCAAGCTGGTGGCGAGCGAGGCCGCGATGGACAACGCTCGGGACGCGACCCAGATCCACGGCGGCTACGGGTTCATGAACGAGTACGCGGTGGCCCGGCACTACCGGGACAGCAAGGTCCTGGAGATCGGCGAAGGCACGACGGAGGTCCAGCTCATGCTCATCGCCCGGCAGGTCGGTCTGTGA
- a CDS encoding MaoC family dehydratase yields MRREVQRGLWFEEFETGVVYEHRPGRTITEADNVLFTTLTMNTQALHLDAAFAEGTAFGQRLVNSMFTLSTLVGLSVAQLTQGTIVANLGFSEIAFPKPLFHGDTLYAETVVTEKRESKSRPGEGIVTFVHTGRNQHGDVVATATRKTLVHLRPTP; encoded by the coding sequence GTGAGGCGCGAGGTCCAGCGCGGGCTCTGGTTCGAGGAGTTCGAGACCGGCGTCGTCTACGAGCACCGCCCCGGCCGGACGATCACCGAGGCCGACAACGTGCTGTTCACGACGCTGACGATGAACACCCAGGCGCTGCACCTGGATGCGGCGTTCGCCGAGGGCACCGCGTTCGGGCAGCGGCTGGTCAACTCGATGTTCACGCTGTCGACGCTGGTCGGGCTGTCGGTGGCCCAGCTCACCCAGGGCACGATCGTCGCGAACCTGGGCTTCAGCGAGATAGCGTTCCCGAAGCCGCTGTTCCACGGCGACACGCTGTACGCCGAGACGGTGGTCACCGAGAAGCGGGAGTCGAAGAGCCGTCCGGGCGAGGGGATCGTCACGTTCGTACACACCGGCCGCAACCAGCACGGGGACGTGGTCGCGACCGCCACCCGCAAGACCCTGGTCCACCTGCGGCCGACGCCCTGA
- a CDS encoding fumarylacetoacetate hydrolase family protein has protein sequence MWPPTSPLPVDAGAATLVGRVWRPGLGPSVVAVRDGSLVDVTSTFPTVRELTETENPAAELRKAEGEALGTLDDVLANTPPESRDPEHPRLLSPIDLHVVKAAGVTFAASMLERVIEERVRGDAGAAAQARADIHALIGTSTPQPGSPEAARLRAMLVGRGLWSQYLEVGLGPDAEIFTKAPVLATVGTAVDAGVRRDSTWNNPEPEVVLAVASTGRIVGATLGNDVNLRDIEGRSALLLPQAKDNNASAALGPFLRLVDGDFTLDDVRRAVVTLTVDGEDGYHLDGESSMTEISRDPAELAAQLFTGHSYPDGAVLYLGTMFAPTADRHTPGLGFTHETGDIVSVSSPKLGTLTNRIRPADECEPWTFGIADLMHTLRNRESS, from the coding sequence ATGTGGCCCCCGACCAGCCCGCTTCCGGTCGACGCCGGCGCGGCGACCCTCGTCGGCCGCGTCTGGCGGCCCGGGCTCGGCCCGTCGGTCGTCGCCGTCCGGGACGGCTCGCTGGTCGACGTCACCTCGACCTTTCCGACCGTCCGGGAGTTGACCGAGACCGAGAACCCGGCCGCTGAGCTGCGGAAGGCCGAGGGCGAAGCCCTCGGGACGCTCGACGACGTCCTCGCCAACACCCCGCCGGAGAGCCGCGACCCCGAGCACCCGCGCCTGCTCTCGCCGATCGACCTGCACGTCGTCAAGGCGGCCGGCGTCACGTTCGCCGCCTCGATGCTCGAGCGGGTGATCGAGGAGCGGGTCCGCGGCGACGCCGGCGCGGCCGCTCAGGCCCGCGCCGACATTCACGCGCTCATCGGCACGTCCACGCCGCAACCCGGTTCGCCCGAGGCCGCGCGACTGCGCGCGATGCTCGTCGGCCGGGGCCTCTGGAGCCAGTACCTCGAGGTCGGCCTCGGCCCCGACGCGGAGATCTTCACCAAGGCCCCGGTGCTGGCCACGGTCGGCACCGCGGTCGACGCCGGGGTCCGCCGCGACTCCACCTGGAACAACCCCGAACCCGAGGTGGTACTCGCCGTCGCGTCCACCGGCCGGATCGTCGGCGCGACGCTCGGCAACGACGTCAACCTCCGCGACATCGAGGGACGCTCCGCCCTGCTCCTCCCGCAGGCCAAGGACAACAACGCGTCGGCCGCCCTCGGCCCGTTCCTCCGCCTCGTCGACGGTGATTTCACTCTGGACGACGTCCGGCGCGCCGTCGTCACGCTGACCGTCGACGGCGAAGACGGGTACCACCTGGACGGCGAGTCGTCGATGACCGAGATCAGCCGGGACCCGGCCGAGCTGGCCGCCCAGCTCTTCACCGGTCACTCCTATCCCGACGGCGCGGTGCTGTACCTCGGCACGATGTTCGCCCCGACCGCCGACCGGCACACGCCCGGCCTCGGGTTCACGCACGAGACCGGCGACATCGTGAGCGTGTCCTCGCCGAAACTGGGCACCCTCACCAACCGGATCCGCCCGGCCGACGAGTGCGAGCCCTGGACGTTCGGGATCGCCGACCTGATGCACACCCTGCGGAATCGGGAGTCCTCGTGA
- a CDS encoding aldehyde dehydrogenase (NADP(+)), with protein sequence MNTSVADPASVGTVTRAAADATAGLAALGRAGRARLLRAAADEIEARREALVAVASRETHLADARLNGEVTRTAYQLRLFADVVEEGSYLEATIDHAGDTPMGPGPDLRRMLVPLGPVAVFGASNFPLAFSVPGGDTASALAAGCPVVLKAHESHPETSALAFEALLAAAKSAGAPDGTVGLVFGREAGAALVTDPHITAVGFTGSLAGGQALRALIESRPQPIPFYGELASLNPLVVTPAAAAARASEIASGLATSITGSLGQLCTKPGLVFLPGGPAGDALLAEVSALVDAVPAGELLNDRVAEGYRSIGTALRAEPGVRVAAGGAVGVAAVLTVDAGDFTAALAEECFGPLAVVVRYSSEDELLGVLATLPGSLTATVHSQPTDDLAPLLAVLQPRAGRLLFDGYPTGVLVAWAQTHGGPWPSTNTVHTSVGPTAIRRFLRPVTWQNAPERVLPDELRDDYTGIPRRIDGVLLPTG encoded by the coding sequence GTGAACACTTCAGTCGCCGACCCGGCGTCCGTCGGGACCGTGACGCGGGCGGCCGCGGACGCGACCGCCGGGCTGGCCGCGCTGGGACGGGCCGGGCGCGCCCGCCTGCTCCGCGCGGCCGCCGACGAGATCGAGGCCCGCCGGGAGGCGCTGGTCGCGGTCGCGTCCCGCGAGACCCACCTGGCCGACGCCCGGCTGAACGGCGAAGTGACCCGCACCGCGTACCAGCTGCGGCTCTTCGCCGACGTCGTCGAGGAGGGCTCCTATCTGGAGGCCACGATCGACCACGCCGGCGACACCCCGATGGGGCCGGGCCCGGACCTGCGCCGGATGCTCGTGCCGCTCGGGCCGGTCGCGGTGTTCGGGGCGTCGAACTTCCCGCTGGCGTTCTCGGTGCCGGGCGGAGACACCGCGTCGGCGCTGGCGGCGGGGTGCCCGGTCGTGCTGAAGGCGCACGAGTCACATCCGGAGACGTCCGCGCTCGCGTTCGAGGCGCTGCTGGCGGCGGCCAAATCCGCGGGTGCCCCGGACGGCACGGTCGGGCTCGTCTTCGGGCGCGAGGCCGGGGCCGCGCTCGTCACCGACCCGCACATCACCGCGGTCGGGTTCACCGGGTCGCTGGCCGGTGGCCAGGCGCTGCGCGCGCTGATCGAGTCCCGGCCGCAGCCGATCCCGTTCTACGGCGAGTTGGCCAGCCTGAACCCGCTGGTGGTCACCCCGGCCGCGGCCGCCGCCCGTGCGTCGGAGATCGCGTCCGGGCTGGCCACGTCGATCACCGGTTCGCTGGGTCAGCTCTGCACCAAGCCCGGCCTGGTCTTCCTGCCCGGCGGTCCGGCCGGCGATGCGCTGCTGGCCGAGGTCTCGGCCTTGGTGGACGCCGTCCCGGCGGGGGAGCTGCTCAACGACCGGGTCGCCGAGGGCTACCGCTCGATCGGCACCGCCCTGCGCGCCGAACCGGGCGTGCGGGTCGCCGCCGGTGGCGCGGTCGGCGTCGCCGCGGTGCTGACCGTCGACGCGGGCGACTTCACCGCCGCGCTCGCCGAGGAGTGCTTCGGCCCGCTGGCCGTGGTCGTGCGGTACTCGTCCGAGGACGAGCTCCTCGGGGTGCTCGCGACGCTGCCCGGCTCGCTGACCGCGACCGTCCACTCGCAACCGACCGACGACCTGGCGCCGCTGCTGGCCGTCCTCCAGCCCCGGGCCGGTCGCCTGCTCTTCGACGGCTACCCGACCGGGGTGCTCGTCGCCTGGGCGCAGACCCACGGCGGCCCCTGGCCGTCCACCAACACCGTCCACACCTCGGTCGGCCCGACCGCGATCCGCCGTTTCCTGCGTCCCGTCACCTGGCAGAACGCCCCCGAACGGGTCCTCCCGGACGAGCTGCGCGACGACTACACCGGCATTCCCCGCCGCATCGACGGAGTACTGCTCCCGACCGGATAG
- a CDS encoding endonuclease/exonuclease/phosphatase family protein translates to MRIATFNVENLFNRARALDSRNWAAGRPALEAHQRVNTLFEEPSYTDEVKREILRELSRLGLRNGDSARLARLRQNRGRLLRRSRDGTVTVVANGRADWIGWVELTTDRVDELALTHTAMVLEDVGADVVGVIETENRFALKRFADAGLVEGGRPRYPHVMVVDGNDERGIDVGVLSKFPLVAQRSHVDDVDSGGRIFSRDCAEYHVRTPEGALVVVLVNHFKSKGYGGKVASDATRRRQAVRVAEIYRSLETEYVVVLGDLNDTPDSEPLAPLLRETDLRDISAHRDFDDGGRPGTYGYCTARNKLDYVLLSPALFARATGGGIHRRGVWGGKRGTLWPIYPTMTGPVHAGSDHAAVWADLDLP, encoded by the coding sequence CCCGCAACTGGGCCGCCGGGCGGCCGGCGCTGGAGGCCCACCAGCGGGTGAACACGCTGTTCGAGGAGCCGTCGTACACCGACGAGGTCAAGCGGGAGATCCTGCGCGAGCTGAGCCGGCTGGGCCTGCGCAACGGCGACTCGGCCCGCCTCGCGCGACTGCGTCAGAACCGCGGGCGCCTGCTGCGCCGCTCCCGCGACGGCACGGTGACCGTCGTCGCGAACGGGCGCGCGGACTGGATCGGCTGGGTCGAGCTGACCACCGACCGCGTCGACGAGCTCGCGCTCACCCACACCGCGATGGTCCTCGAGGACGTCGGCGCCGACGTCGTCGGGGTGATCGAGACCGAGAACCGCTTCGCGCTCAAGCGCTTCGCCGACGCCGGCCTGGTCGAGGGCGGCCGTCCGCGGTACCCGCACGTCATGGTCGTCGACGGCAACGACGAGCGCGGTATCGACGTCGGGGTGCTGTCGAAGTTCCCGCTGGTGGCGCAGCGCAGCCATGTGGACGACGTGGATTCCGGCGGCCGGATCTTCAGCCGGGATTGCGCGGAGTACCACGTCCGCACCCCGGAAGGCGCGTTGGTCGTCGTCCTCGTCAATCACTTCAAGAGCAAGGGGTACGGCGGGAAGGTCGCCTCCGACGCGACCCGACGCAGGCAGGCGGTGCGGGTGGCCGAGATCTACCGGTCGCTGGAGACCGAGTACGTGGTCGTGCTCGGCGACCTCAACGACACCCCGGACAGCGAGCCACTGGCGCCGCTGCTGCGGGAGACCGACCTGCGCGACATCTCGGCCCACCGGGACTTCGACGACGGTGGCCGCCCGGGGACCTACGGCTACTGCACGGCCCGGAACAAGCTCGACTACGTGCTGTTGTCGCCGGCGCTGTTCGCCCGCGCGACCGGAGGCGGGATCCACCGGCGGGGCGTGTGGGGCGGCAAGCGCGGGACGCTCTGGCCGATCTATCCCACGATGACCGGCCCGGTGCACGCGGGTTCCGATCACGCCGCCGTCTGGGCCGACCTCGACCTGCCCTGA